In the Parasteatoda tepidariorum isolate YZ-2023 chromosome X2, CAS_Ptep_4.0, whole genome shotgun sequence genome, tttttaaggttaagtgccactgcccggcatacatttgccctgtataccctacactgatgtttttttaaggtcaagtgccactgcccggtataccctacactgatgttttttaaggttaagtgccactgcccggcatacatttgccctgtataccctacactgatgtttttttaaggtcaagtgccactgcccggtatgcgaCTTTACACATTGTCGACTCCCGGGCACTCGCACTGGCGGCGGTTCTATTTAGCAACTGTTTCATCGCCTAATCTGGTAGTCCTCTATCTCCTGATCTGCTGAGAGGCAACCCTATGCCcgcctcatttttttttaactcgctcaaaaagtaaacaaataccgccattatggatatttttaaaagttgcgtGTTACCAGAGTTAGGTGAAAATTTTACTctcgtttttgacgaaaaaagttcaaatgatGATCAAGTAGTACTTCGTTCTTCAATGGAGGAAGAAGACGTAGAAAAATTTGTGGAAGAATATAGCGACATTACCCACACATGTTGGAATGTTTACTACCACAGAACAAACTTATCAAGGTGAGTTTCATTTTGCAAATTGAtgtattaataaatgttcaaaatatgcTTTCGCCGTAttgatatttcttaaatgaatatgtttttttttttttttNTTACTACCACAGAACAAATTTATCAAGGTGAGTTTCATTTTGCAAATTGatgtattaataaatgtttaaaatactttcacttttcattaaaaaacacttttcatttagaatgaacttaaaaacttgtatttagttatgttaatttaattcacaaacattattttgagaCATAGTTAGAGAAAAGGATAATCTTTCCCCATATATATTTATCCAGCTTTTCTATACAATTCAGtatagataaatattataattgcaaaaaaatatacctaCTATTATGGAGagacttaaattttataagaattagaatataattttttattactgtaagaGAACatctacattatatttataatctgTACCAAACTTATATTTGGTAGATTTCTATTGTTGCATGTATAATATAACTAGTAATTATATAGGTATTGATATTGTATCAGATTAGAATTCTAATACATTTAAATCTaacataattattcaaataaaaagttttgaaccaCTATATTTCTGcgttaaataactttataattattaatacattctTTTAGTGATAAGAAAAGTAAccacaattaaaatttgcatcacATACTTgtctaaattttgtattttatgggTAACTcttaacaattatatatttgtgatttcattttaataatgatgtTCATCATTTTTTTAGATGGATGTATAGCAAGTCTTGGAAATGCCAGCATTCCAGCTTTCGGAAGAAACCAAATTCCAAGAAAAACATGGACTGTAAGGCAGCCATTACtgttttaacaaagaaaatttctaaagacACAGTTAAAAAGGACAAATTCTTAAGTGCTGAAGTGCCATTGCCTACTGTATTGACTATTTTGTTGAAACACTCGCATCATACCAATGTTGCAGATTCTCTAAGATTTATGAGAGTTTCAGAAGAggtagttatttattatttctgtttttatagttaattacaGCTACTTTGTATAAtgtgttgatttatttttgttttttcatgtGTACAGAAAGAGTATACTTCTAGACCAgagattctcaacctttttttgtgATGGCACgcttttaactatttcaaaatttgacagcacacaatgaaaaaaattagtttaaaagttgtttacttactTATAAtgcactgtgttaaatagtttgagataataattttaaatgtgaaataaaataatgtgtactataaaagcacgtttattaagggattaattatttcttttgaataattttttattagttagtaacagttatttatttttttgctagttattaattgttagcttgttttctatagttattatctgttagtttttttgaattaattatatttttggtgatttcttgttaactagtgtttttgttaattattagcttgttttttgttagtttactTAATAAAGTAACTTTGAAGCTTAAATAATACAACACCACAGGCTTAAAATAGATCACTTCTggaaaaaaggatttaattCTAGCGTTAGAATCTTTTAACTGATGTGCGATATTGACAGTTTCTTGACTGCTTTGTTGTGAGTAAATAGGTtgagtgttttaattttgatagaaacaaaataaatgatgttatacattttcactatatatatatatatagaatgcaaaattaagataaatactgcttaaatttctaaatacttttgatttttaattgaagaaagtTAACTgaggcaaaaatttaaaaatgaaagacatttttttcttggataagatttttctttctttattggaatatttatcaaagaagctaaagattttaaatacttatattgaagcattacatttattattttaattataaactattaatcTTAACTTGAGACTACAAGCAGTGTTTCATTAtatctcatttatttaaatgttacttaatGTACTTAAAGAACCATGGTACTTAAAGAAGTCAAGAATGAATGAATTtctattaactaaaatttttcaatttaaatatatataaaataagaataaatttaacattgttcGATAAGGTGTAAGGAATTCAAATATATACTTAGATgttcaaatattagaaaattgcTAGGAGGCATTTAGTTACTCtctaaaagatttcattttaatcttcGAAACTTCCTTTATcacttgtttttgaaaaatataatgttatcgatttataataatagcttttgattatattttaggtcaagcagaatttttttgaatacttCAATGATGGATTTACCGCAACCAATGCCAAACGTTTCCACGAGGATTGCCTTCTAAGAACTGAAGTAAAAGTCGAGGATTTAGCAAATTCCGCAATAAACCCTACACAGCGGTGCATCACACATCTTTACAATACCTGGCATGACATTAATTTAGGCTCAGTGTCTCTTCCGTTTgagaaaattgatgaaaaatctaaagaatATGAAGAGAAAggtaatttcatattaatttattctcattATTACAAATCCTATTTCCTAATGGAattgtttttgttgaaatataactttttgtggagatttttctttttttacacataagaaaccaaaaagtaaattgtttgatttagtttcataaaattgttcTAGGGGCAACTGTGGTACATGATTTTAATGGAACATGGGCTGTGCTAGTGGTGACAGCGATTATGAAGAGAGTTCATAATTTGAATTGGGCCTCCGAGATAATTTTTGTAGATTCAACTGCCAGTTGTGAAAGGAGTGGTGCTACCTTGACAATACTTTTAACAGCAACAAAAATTGGAGCACTACCAATTGCTACAATAGTACATGAAAACCAAAGCACTGACAGTTAACAGCAGCTTTTAGTTTACTAATGAAGGAATTTTCTACTTGTTTCGGAAATAAAAAGGTAAGCTCAATTACATTTctaagtaaaatgttttaaaatatgaattttattcaaatttctaaaatgatattatttccTAATTATGAAGCATTTGCTATTCcttaatatctttattaaatcaaaagtttttattcaaatatgacatttcttctttttccatCTTGggttaaaattcaaagaaaaaaaagttataataataatacatgtAATGCTGTAAAAAGCATTGtacattcttaaaataaaaattaagtaaaagctAGTGCATGAATAATCATNtcttcagaaaaaaaaattgcttgagacttataaaatgtgtaataaCTTCGACTGAgggatttaagaaataaataatgaagtacAAAAGCATGTTGCATTACTAAATAGTATCACATACTTGGCAAAGACtccataaatcattttttttttttaaattagaaaataaatagaaagttaCATCCtatttacagagaaaaaaatttatatataaaaccaACTAATTTTTTCGGAATCGTTGTGCGACttataaaacaagtttataactaaaaagtaaataaggttttaggaaatatttataaggCGACTGataaacaacaataattttagtattGAGTATAGTAAAGTGCGGCGAGCTCTCTGCgcttacaataattttataaagagacGATAACTTATAAACagctaaatttattcaaatctcATGTTTACTCATGcgttacatttttcaaatcgcATCAATGTGGGAATCAAGGGCTAGTTATTCAAAGAGCAACACTTTAAATAAACACTGTTTAGCGACAGGCATTTGATGCTGTGTCCGTGAGCAACTGCTGCGCATGCNNNNNNNNNNNNNNNNNNNNNNNNNNNNNNNNNNNNNNNNNNNNNNNNNNNNNNNNNNNNNNNNNNNNNNNNNNNNNNNNNNNNNNNNNNNNNNNNNNNNNNNNNNNNNNNNNNNNNNNNNNNNNNNNNNNNNNNNNNNNNNNNNNNNNNNNNNNNNNNNNNNNNNNNNNNNNNNNNNNNNNNNNNNNNNNNNNNNNNNNNNNNNNNNNNNNNNNNNNNNNNNNNNNNNNNNNNNNNNNNNNNNNNNNNNNNNNNNNNNNNNNNNNNNNNNNNNNNNNNNNNNNNNNNNNNNNNNNNNNNNNNNNNNNNNNNNNNNNNNNNNNNNNNNNNNNNNNNNNNNNNNNNNNNNNNNNNNNNNNNNNNNNNNNNNNNNNNNNNNNNNNNNNNNNNNNNNNNNNNNNNNNNNNNNNNNNNN is a window encoding:
- the LOC122268374 gene encoding uncharacterized protein isoform X1: MDIFKSCVLPELGENFTLVFDEKSSNDDQVVLRSSMEEEDVEKFVEEYSDITHTCWNVYYHRTNLSRWMYSKSWKCQHSSFRKKPNSKKNMDCKAAITVLTKKISKDTVKKDKFLSAEVPLPTVLTILLKHSHHTNVADSLRFMRVSEEVKQNFFEYFNDGFTATNAKRFHEDCLLRTEVKVEDLANSAINPTQRCITHLYNTWHDINLGSVSLPFEKIDEKSKEYEEKGATVVHDFNGTWAVLVVTAIMKRVHNLNWASEIIFVDSTASCERSGATLTILLTATKIGALPIATIVHENQSTDS
- the LOC122268374 gene encoding uncharacterized protein isoform X2; this encodes MDIFKSCVLPELGKNFTLVFDEKSSNDDQVVIRSSMEEEDIEKFVEAYSDITHTCWNVYYHRTNLSRWMYSKSWKCQHSSFRKKPNSKKNMDCKAAITVLTKKISKDTVKKDKFLSAEVPLPTVLTILLKHSHHTNVADSLRFMRVSEEVKQNFFEYFNDGFTATNAKRFHEDCLLRTEVKVEDLANSAINPTQRCITHLYNTWHDINLGSVSLPFEKIDEKSKEYEEKGATVVHDFNGTWAVLVVTAIMKRVHNLNWASEIIFVDSTASCERSGATLTILLTATKIGALPIATIVHENQSTDS